A segment of the Paramisgurnus dabryanus chromosome 5, PD_genome_1.1, whole genome shotgun sequence genome:
GAAGCAACTGGTAAATTTGAGTTTCCTATATTCTTATAATAGATTATTCAAATTAGAGTGGGATAACCAATTTGTTTTGTGTGGCAGGTGGAAAGTATGTTCCTCGTGCAGTTCTTGTTGACCTGGAGCCTGGAACCATGGATTCAGTGAGATCTGGACCATTTGGGCAGATCTTTAGACCAGATAACTTTGTCTTTGGTAAGTCTGCCTTTAAATGGCACTTAAAGtccttaaagtgatagttcacccaaaaaattataattctgttatcatttactcactctcaaactgttcgtggaccccattcacttccatagtaggataaaagaatatATGGACGTAAATGAGATCCACGAACTGTTCGGTTACAAacaattatcaaaatatcttgcttTCTGTTCCTCAGAACAAAgcaatgtatacaggtttgtaacataatgAGAGTTAGTAAATTATCTCAGAATTTTCcctttaaattaacatttgctGGTGTAACTTCAGTATTCTACTTCATATTTTTGATGTTTATTAATCTTAATATCATGTCTCTCAGGTCAGAGTGGTGCTGGAAATAACTGGGCCAAGGGTCATTACACAGAAGGAGCTGAGCTTGTGGACTCCGTTCTGGATGTGGTTCGAAAAGAGGCAGAAAGCTGTGACTGCCTACAGGGTTTCCAGCTCACCCACTCCCTTGGTGGCGGTACCGGGTCCGGCATGGGCACCCTGCTCATCAGCAAAATCCGCGAGGAGTACCCAGACCGCATCATGAACACCTTTAGTGTGGTACCCTCACCCAAAGTCTCAGACACTGTTGTGGAGCCTTACAATGCCACGCTGTCCGTCCACCAGTTAGTGGAGAATACAGATGAAACATACTGCATTGACAATGAAGCCCTGTATGACATTTGCTTCCGTACACTCAAGCTCACTACACCCACCTATGGTGATCTTAACCACCTTGTGTCTGCCACGATGAGTGGGGTCACCACATGTCTTCGCTTCCCTGGTCAGCTAAACGCCGATCTGCGTAAACTGGCAGTCAATATGGTGCCTTTCCCCCGTCTGCATTTCttcatgccaggttttgccccTCTCACCAGCAGAGGGAGTCAGCAATACCGGGCCCTTACGGTACCTGAGCTCACCCAGCAGATGTTCGATGCCAAGAACATGATGGCTGCGTGTGACCCCCGCCACGGCCGCTATCTCACCGTAGCTGCCATTTTCAGAGGCCGCATGTCCATGAAAGAAGTGGATGAGCAAATGCTGAATGTCCAGAACAAGAACAGCAGCTACTTCGTGGAGTGGATTCCTAATAACGTCAAAACTGCCGTCTGTGACATCCCACCTCGTGGCCTTAAAATGGCCGCCACTTTCATCGGCAACAGCACCGCCATCCAAGAGCTGTTTAAGCGCATCTCTGAGCAGTTTACAGCTATGTTCAGGCGCAAGGCTTTCTTACATTGGTACACCGGAGAGGGAATGGATGAGATGGAGTTTACCGAAGCAGAGAGCAACATGAATGATCTGGTGTCGGAGTACCAACAGTATCAAGACGCCACTGCAGAAGAGGAGGGAGAGTTTGAGGAAGAGGGAGAGGAGGAGCTTGCATAAGGAGATAATTTCTTTGAAAATGTCTGTTTACTGTTATTTATAAAGTTTCTGTTCACTGTCATTTTccttacaattttttttgttcgTTGACTCTTCTGTTCTCTTTCAGTTTCACAAGCAGCATAAAGCAATCTTCTAATAAAGATCTAATTTTGCTTAAAGTGCCTTTTTGTCTATTTCTTACATGAGGATAGAATAATTAGCTTTGTTGTACAAATGGAGCAAACTTGTCTTTTAtgttaaaaatagaaataaaagtGATTACACAATGTAAACTGAAAAGTTTATATAATATTAGGGCTGTATAGCTTACCCATCACAGTAATGCAATATATACTACACTAGAAGGAAGCAatttaaaatcaataaataattGAACAATTGGGAAAATGAAAAAAGTTGACTTAAGTGAAAATGCTAATATTAGAGATTCTTTGATACGAAAACGTCTTTGGATTTTCAAAGGATGTAGGGTAAAAAATTTTAGtcaccactagatggcgatGGGGAGTTACAGTAAAGGTCACTCGTGACATTTGATCTTCATTAGTGTTGAATTTAGCTACACAAATTGGCCTTGGACGTTTGGAAATGTAAAGGTAAGTCAGACTTTCACAGAAAATACACAAAGGTAAAACAAATGAAAGGTGTTTGTCTTTCTACATCAAAATTAGTTTTGCTAACTGCTTTTGTCATATTCTGAATTGCATTGCTATCTCATAATTGCGAACAACGCGTTTCCACACCCTTTTAATCTAAGAAGAGAATTTATTGAGCATTGATAccgtttaaaataataaatcttGTCATCAAGACAGGTCTAATAATTAACTAGAAAGTCTTTCAATGCAACGGGGATTGCATTAATTAACAATCTGGCCCAATTTCATGGAACATTGCATGAGGGTTGAGAGGGGGAAGCACATTCATTTAATCAACTAAGTTAGCCGTGTTGTGAGTTGAAGATGAGGGCTTCATTTATTGAGTAATGGTTAGCCCACTTAAGTTATTGGTTGTGTTAAGAAACTTCCATTAACCATTTCTGTTGCTGCACAGCAACGGTTTATTTTCTGTAAGCTGACAGTACAACAGCGCAACATTGTTAAGTAAGTTAGCCCCTTAGGTGGCGCAAATACCTTTAGAGTGGGGGGGTGGAATTGTGATATAcatcttcaaattaatataactctggcattttttggtctagaagcctaatcttggtcttgttttaaagaagacactttggGGGTTTTCACAGAGGTGAAACGAGGTGAacatattaaataattaaattgttatagcagtttatatttgttttaataaatagaaataattccataacatattatttttataaataaaattataataatgtaaatgtttcacaaaaataataatgcaaaCATGAAGCCATAAGTCTCAAGTAGTtctgatccaaatttcaagttaaaatcacaaaaaatgaggtgtgtgtcacacttttagtggttttgacaacaacggccactaggtgtcaacggtttgcagCATACACTTGTCACAAATTATTCAATTACtatcactgcattattattactgcaaaaatgttttgaaatatgaaaactacattcttagagctttccaacaatatatagtttgtcaacatttttgaagatttataatatgatattagaattatgaatatataaaattaatatgcattcctatggggggTGGGGTCATATAACTAAAAACTGTCACTACATTATTTCTATCATCAAATGactttgaaatatgaaaactacattctgagagctttccagtgatatatagtttgtcatgattttttaggtttagagttgggttttaGTCTTATAAATACGTAAAAACAAATTAGGCCTACCTGTGGCCCcgtgacattttagaaactgactctcatTACGTCATAATTCTCCCAAAATGgcaatgaaatatgaaaactacacacctagagctttccaacaatatatagtttgtcaagattgttTAGGTTTAGAACAGGGTATTAGTGCTATacatatgcaaaaacaaattgaGTCCAACTGTGGCAGtgtgacattttagaaactgactctcactacATCATTATTTTCCCAAAATGGTGAtgcaatatgaaaactacactcttagagctttccagtgatatatagtttgtcatgattgttTAGGTTTGGAACAGGGTATTAGTGTTACAAATATATAACAACAACGTGGGCCAACCTGTATACCCATGGCATTTTAGAAAATAGCTCACACTATGTCATTCCTTTACCAAAATAGTGATAATAAATGAAATCTACACACTTagagctttcaaatgatatatagtttgtcatgattggataagaattcacatgcaaaacactgaagtaaatgTTGGCGTCCCGCTGGCGGGACAGTGACATTTATcaggatataaatgttttgaggcgcACTCTCTGTAAAAttgaatcaattactctccctacataatttattttataaaacactgttgataTATGTATTCTAGgggcttagacctttccaacaatatatagtttgtagtGATATACATAAAATTTATATGGAAAATATTGACGTAAACGTAGGTGTCCCGTGAGCGGGACAGCGCCACTTAAGGAGTTAGACtatcatatattttttaaattgcatGACATCTAAATTTGCGCTTTATTAATGTGCTGTGTATATTAATAATGGGTGAGTGCATGTAACAGTTAGCCGGCTTTGAAGAAATCCTTGCTTGAAACGGCTAATAACAAAACTGGTGTTCACCCAAAGGTGGTCGGGTGTTTCTTACAACAGAGACatgattgttttgttttgtgaagtTCTGTTAAAAATTCTGTACCACACCTGTTTTAGTATCTTTTTTATGTTGactgtatagacggtttcagcagtaataacataaacaaacggcttttgtggaacacacgtaacttccggtaaactttcacaaagaatcaataacaacagagaaaaaaaaaaatcaataacaacagagtccttttagagtagtttatttctgataaccagctaaataaacaacaagcaTTTCACCTTAGTTCAATTTATAGCTAGAAAAgcatatcaaaaactacactgagctaacgttactgtgtaaaatgtgtacataatgtatacaatgttaactacagatcggctgccaaagCTCCCTTCACATAGCATTGATCCATTGCCATCTCcactcgtctttaggaaaccaaaattttttattttcgatgaagtatttgttccagagtttagCCACTAGCAAGACCATTAAACAGAGACCAAAAGTTACGTTTTGTCCACACGCGTAACAGCGACAATGGACCATAGCCACACTGTAACACAATAGCACCCTATCCGTACCATGGTGTTAATAACTTTAGCAGCAATGTGGAAAAAAGAGATTTAAAGCATACCTAAGACTTATGCCATTATTTATACCAgcttttaaactgtttaaaactaAAGTCTAAAGTCGGATGCTGCGCGCACAAGCACATATGAGAGCTGTATTTAATCCTTTTGTTGCCTGAGCCTTTACAATCTAATGCATGCATGGTATTCTTTTTAATTGGTTTTGCTGATTTTATGCCATCCATATGGCACTAGAAAAAGCCTCTGTCTGAGCGGCATAAAACATCCTCTCTGTTTTAGCACTACTATGTACACGATGTTGATGAAGCACTCTAAACAGATGATGGATTGCTCCTTAACAGCCAAAGCAACTTCACTGTCACGGGCGCTGGAAAGAGAGACaggagaaaagagagagagagattatgtGCTATGGGATGCAAAGTGTGGCAGCAGAAAGATGTGTGAAACATAAATTAGGATGGTTTTAGGCTGCACAGATGGGCCTTTGCCACTACATACTGCATACAAACACCTGGAGCCTAAGGTGGACATCTCACTAGAAATAGATTCGGCGAGATTTTGCAGGAATATTAGCTGGTCCTGGATACTGAAGCAGAGTTGACAGGATTGCAATTGGGTACAATAAAAAATGGCAACTTTACTGCACAGGACAGCATGAATCTAATCAATTGTGacataacacaaacattttctgCCAATCTCTTTTGAGTACCTATAGATTAATGTTGCATTCTTCAtatctccaaagagtctttagttttatcagatttattataaaaacaagtacAGCGGTACTGCTAACTTTTGATTCACTCTGTTTGTGTTAATTACATAACATGCACTTATGTGCCtattgccaacaaaacacagacatttaatgcagttttacttaccgcctgtgTTCTGTCTCATGACCGGTTCTTGTTTATGAAACATTTATCACCGAAAAGCTAGGAACTTTGCATTCATTGTTCCCCTAAAGCTCGTTCCTTTGGAAGCTGAACATGGTTGTATTTCCTTCAcaaccaaaaacacacttcttttgtgacactttaaattttttaatcaaattgaCAACTATTGCCACGTTGCTGACAACTTCCATAACCCGAATGTTGATGGCCATGCTCTTGCTCTGACTTTGGCTGATGTATGCGCTACATGATACATGCGCTCTTCCAGGAGAAATGGCCATATAAGGAATTCACCCTTTATGACGTCATACAGGACCATACTCGAAAACCTTCGGATACGAACAAAAATTCTCCATCTTATGTCATGTTTAGCTTGAGAATGAAACTATTTAACAGTGTAAATAAGTCAGAATTCACGTAATAGCATTGGGCATCtcctttaatatttaattcagtttatttttttcatcCAAATTAAAGTCTTTCTTTGTGattgtctatttttgcttttgACAAGGGCTATTAAAGCCATATGTGCTAAGTTTACCAGATAAAATTGATCTGGCATAGAGTAAATGTGGATAATGGAAGCTGGGAATATCAATTAGAAAACAGACTCATCAACTACAGACTTGTGGTGAAGGTAGCAATGAATCATTTATAAGCATATGAAACAGGACGAGGGTTAGAAGTATTCTTAGAAATacatctttttaaaacatttagtaagagaaatgaataaaaacttaaaaacgGTCATACAAATTTGTCAACAAAGCGCACTGCTACTGAACTTCATGTAACATGAAATGCACACGTTTATCACAGAGGAGAGGTGACAAACTTAAATACTTTACATGTTTAAAAAAGCCCttgtattaaagagcacctatttaattgctaaaaacaatgttattttgtgtatttggtataatataatgcgttagtggtttatggttagaaaacattattttccacataccttacatttttgtagctccagatttccctgtcttcctgaaatgcacagattttgtaaaaaactgtCCCTAGCCAGGTAACCTCTATTTTGTGATTGGCCTGAtaacctctgacgtcagccggaaatgtgacgctccttaccatgtttgaaagattcgctcacaatgcaatgctaacaggagttaacttacaggctgtgagtctgaagcgggaggaattatgataatgtcggtcttgtctacttcataaatcccaggaagtaaactgttgcctacaatccgtatGTTTttatagtccaagaaaagagatttaccttggagatgataacttgcgtcatcgtttactttggggtttgtactttttgcatatcattaacgtgtactaatacacacttacacaccaaaggaaatgtaaaatcgtgaattggaccattggtgctctttaaaggatTATGAGAGGTCACAAAGGACTGGGACGAGACATTTAAACTCATATCATAGGTACATACACGTCATCTTGATGTTGCAGCATCATACTTTTTGCTTAGCCTTTCCGACACACACTATCTTAACAGGTCTGCAATTGTTCCCCAAACTGAGCCAGTTTGGGAAACATTGCAATGCCCTACTTGCTTTGTTCTTGACGGTTAGCTTTGACGTGAGAAGATTGTCCAAGCGGCACTATTTCCTCCCAGTCTCACTCCTCCTTGCCGCAGGCATGAGTGTGTGTGCGTGGAGCTGATGGCTTCCGTTGAGCGGGGTGCCGCACGCGCAAAAGGGGTCCTGTCACTCACTTGGAGCGGCCATATGTGTGCCTGCGTGAGCTCAATGCCAGCGGCAGAGGCTCCCGCCAGAAGACATTAGAGGAGCAGTGGGGCGTCATTACCCAGGCACCATGATTGATTAACCGTGAATCAGGAGCACCAGGGCCCCTCAAAAGCCCCGAGCCGATGGGAGGAGGGAGCCCCCTGCAGATGTGGGGGTGTAATTGCATCAAGGCTTGGCAGGAGGAAAGGCAGACAGGGgagacaaacacacagatgaGTGCCCTCATTAGTGGGCGAATGAGATCAGTATTTCTACTAATGTAAGCCGGTTCGGTGTGTGTGGCGCTGACTGAATAAAGCTATTTGATACTTTTGCGAATCAAAAAACTCCAAAATTAAATGAGGCAAAAATATTGGAGGCCTTTAAATCTATTCATTATTTCATCTCTATCTAAGTTTCTGTGTCCACATTCACAAGCTGTCAAAAATGAGTCACACTGAGATGCTGAGCTGATCAGAAACTACTGAAGAATAAGGGAACCTTTTTCCGCTCTGAACACTCTGATTCCTATCGGTAGGGAATCTCGGATGAGATGATGATCCCTTAATGGCCCCCTGCCCTTCATCTTTCCCGCTCTCCCTCACTTCTCCGTGTCCCGGAGCCATGCAGCGCATTTGTGTGCTGCGGAGGGGTGACTAATGAAATCCAGCGAGAGGCAGCCATCCCTAGGAATCGACGCTAATGTTTTgtttggtattaagatgcgcaAAGGCAACTCAAACACCCACTGACTTGGACGCGAAAACATTTGGAATGGGCTCATCAATCAAGCTCCACCACGCTGGAACTGTCTAATCCTGGGGTGCATCACGAGCCGTGGCGACACGCCGTACACGACaggcgcacacgcacacacacacacacacactcacacacacacacacacacacacacacacacattagaTGTCATTCACACATGTATGTATTCACATGTATGACTCCTCTCCTGAGATGCTCGGACTGGTTTCGATTATGCTTCTTGTATAGGATTGACTTTGTATCTTACTGTATACTGTGACGGAATAcagtattttaatattttggaAAAAAGTGGCAAAACAAAACTGGGAAGAAACAAGATTATTGAGGCAAAAAAGCAATATCAAAAAGTTTAAATATACAGATGTAAAAGAGAGCAATATTTCTTTCACCAAGGgcaccaataaataaataaagagattacaataaatgtaataatagTTAATGCACTAGTAAAcagttgaaataaaaaaatactgtagttgGGTGGGAGAGGTACCACACACTTCAACAGCAGGGTGTAACAGAATTTAGCAGCATGGATGTGGTGGTAGGGTTATGTGACAGATACGGTAGTTCACCAGACAAAAAAAACTCCAGTTAGAATTGTTATGAAATGTCACGTCAAGTCAATTACGGTCAAGTTTAACCCTTTCTGTCGTAAGGTTTAAAATGCTGTCTTTACATTGGAGGCAAAAATGTAAGAATCAC
Coding sequences within it:
- the LOC135748614 gene encoding tubulin beta-4B chain; translated protein: MREIVHLQAGQCGNQIGAKFWEVISDEHGIDPTGSYHGDSDLQLERINVYYNEATGGKYVPRAVLVDLEPGTMDSVRSGPFGQIFRPDNFVFGQSGAGNNWAKGHYTEGAELVDSVLDVVRKEAESCDCLQGFQLTHSLGGGTGSGMGTLLISKIREEYPDRIMNTFSVVPSPKVSDTVVEPYNATLSVHQLVENTDETYCIDNEALYDICFRTLKLTTPTYGDLNHLVSATMSGVTTCLRFPGQLNADLRKLAVNMVPFPRLHFFMPGFAPLTSRGSQQYRALTVPELTQQMFDAKNMMAACDPRHGRYLTVAAIFRGRMSMKEVDEQMLNVQNKNSSYFVEWIPNNVKTAVCDIPPRGLKMAATFIGNSTAIQELFKRISEQFTAMFRRKAFLHWYTGEGMDEMEFTEAESNMNDLVSEYQQYQDATAEEEGEFEEEGEEELA